A region of Loxodonta africana isolate mLoxAfr1 unplaced genomic scaffold, mLoxAfr1.hap2 scaffold_55, whole genome shotgun sequence DNA encodes the following proteins:
- the LOC135229820 gene encoding olfactory receptor 4C11-like: MAMNNSVTEFILFGLTQDAEQQKAISGIFLIPYLLTLLGNSLIVVSPMYFFLFYLSFADACFSTTTATKLIMDALFQEKTISYHECMTQVFAVHFFGCMEIFVLILMAFDRYAAICKPLRYTTIMSRRVCVMLVILAWVGSCIHSSAQIFLALKLPFCGPNVIDHYFCDLQPLLKLACMDTYVINLLVVSNSGAICMVSFMLLLISYVVILYSLRNHSAEGRQKALSTCTSHFIVVVIFFGPCTFIDTCPPTTFPVDKMVAVFYTIGTPLLNPLIYTLRNAEVKNAMKKLWCSKL; the protein is encoded by the coding sequence ATGGCGATGAATAACAGTGTGACTGAATTCATTCTGTTTGGGTTGACGCAGGATGCTGAACAGCAGAAAGCAATATCTGGGATCTTCTTGATTCCTTACCTTTTGACTCTGCTGGGGAACTCTCTCATTGTGGTGagtcccatgtacttcttcctattCTACCTGTCCTTTGCTGATGCCTGCTTTTCTACAACTACGGCAACCAAATTGATTATGGATGCTCTGTTTCAGGAGAAGACTATTTCCTACCATGAGTGCATGACTCAGGTCTTTGCAGTCCATTTCTTTGGGTGTATGGAGATATTTGTGCTCATCCTCATGGCTTTTGATCGCTATGCGGCCATTTGTAAACCTCTGCGATACACAACCATCATGAGCAGGCGTGTCTGTGTCATGCTGGTGATTCTGGCCTGGGTGGGATCTTGTATCCATTCTTCAGCACAGATTTTCTTGGCTTTGAAAttgcccttctgtggccccaatgtgaTTGATCACTATTTCTGTGACTTGCAGCCCTTGTTGAAACTTGCCTGCATGGACACTTATGTGATAAATTTGCTAGTTGTTTCCAATAGTGGGGCCATATGCATGGTGAGTTTCATGCTTTTGCTTATATCCTATGTTGTCATTTTATACTCTCTGAGAAACCACAGTGCAGAAGGAAGGCAAAAAGCTCTTTCTACCTGTACCTCCCATTTCATTGTGGTTGTCATATTTTTTGGTCCATGTACATTCATAGACACATGCCCACCAACTACATTTCCAGTGGACAAGATGGTGGCTGTGTTTTATACAATTGGGACACCCTTGCTCAACCCTCTGATCTATACACTGAGGAATGCAgaagtgaaaaatgccatgaaaaaGTTATGGTGTAGCAAATTATGA